TTGGGTCGACCGCAACCTCATCTATATCATGATATCATCATCCGGGTCGGCAACCTCTCCGATCGAAACTTTCACTCCAAGGAAAACATCTGGAATCAAACTATGGATCCCAAAGCTTAGatcagaaaaaaggaaaagaaaagagttgtgTAGATTGGCCCTCTTAGCTATTGTTGTTCCACCTGTAGCTTGTAGCATATAGCTGCAGTGTGAGCAAGATGCTTGAGGTAGCTATCATTACTTACTGTGTTGATTAGTCAACTGATGGTGAAAACTTACGGGGTGGTATGTTGGAACTCAGCTCATGATCCATTGAGATTTTCGAAGCtgtttaaaaataataatctgaAATGACCTTTCCGTTGGCTGATGTGTCAGAGTTTGCGAGGCACATCCTATAAAATTTGTGTTTTTTATACTGTGGTGTGGTGTGAGATTACCTAGACCATTTGTGTATAGACAGAGTCAACGTACAGATCAGCAAACTAAGAGTTGACTCAACTTCATTTTTGCAAATATATAACTAACATTTGAAGCTAGCAGTACATTATAATACGATCTTAAAAAGCCGATCTTTCCTCGTCAGCTTTCTTTAAGCTCAATCTTCAGAGTTCCAGAGTGGAGATTCAAACGGCACTGCGCCCAACCAACAAAATTCCTCTGTGATGCATGTACAATTACTATCTCCAAGCCTTGCATAGCTGCATTGGACGGAAAAAATTCTTATCGCTTACTAGTCGTCCCAACAACGCCACGTCAGTTTGAAGGGACGGACAACCCAGCGCATCGTCTCTTCATTTAGTCCAAGTAATAAATTTACCGTTTGGATCTTCTACTCCAGCTTTCAGGCCTCTCTCTGCCATCTTCTCCtgcctctctctcacacacataTCAGACAAACTATCATCCAAGATCTTGCATCCATGAAAACTGTAGAGCTTGGCAAAGGCAAAATGGATTCATGATGATGCTTGGAGTACGAGAAAAAGAATAATTTGAAGATGATAATCTGTAGAGCACCAATTACAAAAGAGGAAGAACTCTGAAATTTATCAGAAATTGGAGAATGCTGGCCATGAACCGTAGAAATTCAGGAGGATGCAGCAGGCGGAGGACCCCCACGGTCCGGGAGCGTGAGTCATCCCGTCGGCGTccagcccggcggcggcgcccccgACGACCTCGCTGTTCACCCTGGCGAAGCTGCCAGTCATGGCCTTCTTCCAGTAGCAGCCCACACGCACGTCGTCGTCTGCGGCGGCGCCTGCTGGAGGCCGGTGCCAGCGCAGCGCCTGGGCCAGTTCCTCCGCCAGCACCACGTGCATCCGCTTCCTCCACGCCCAGCCGTGCCCTCTGCGGCGTTCGCTTCCGTCTCCGCGTCCAGTGGCAGAGAGGGGCAGCGGACAGGAGATGTCGACGGAGCGGGCGATTTTGACGGCGGTGGCAACGAAGATGGAGTGCGCTGGGAAGCAGATGCGGGCAgggtgcagcagcaggtgaAGCGGGAGCGGAGGCGGCCAAGGTACATCAGGTGGAGGGGAGCTGCAGCTTTGCCAGACCACATCGGGGGAGAAAGGGACGAGACACAGCGTCCGCACGGGATCGAGAAATTTAATGCGTGTGTTGGGATACGAGCTAAAGATCGTTCTCTACATGAGAATCGACTCTTCCTAGTTTTACGATAACTGCAGTGCCACTTCATCTTTTTTCCTAAAATACTGTGGAAGCCTGATTATCTCCCAGCAAGTTCTATCTCATGACCTTTTCACTTTGCATTCGAGCAGTTGACTTGACTTGCCATTGCACATGATGACATGAACAGTAGTACTACTAATCTTGTTCACGGTCCAACTCACCAACATCCTAATTCCTAATCTTGCTACTGATGCCGAACTAGTAATTATCTCCCAAGAAAATTCTATCTCTCATCAGCTTCTGACTTTGTGCTTTGAGCAGTTGACTTGAATTGTCATTAACTACACATGAACAGTAATCTTGTTCACTTTCCAACTCACCAACATCCTAAGCTGGCTACTGATGCCATGACGCCGGCACCTCCCAGCtgcttccttcttctcctagTGCTGCTCACTGCCAGCAGCTTGCCACGCCCACCCGCCGTGGTAGCGGCCCGCGAGAGCCTTGCCCGCGGCGCGTCGATCGCCGTGGAAGACCACGCCACCAACATCCTTCGGTCGCCGAACGGCGCCTTCGCCTGCGGCTTCTACGCCGTCTCCCCTACCGTCTTCACCTTCTCCATCTGGTTCGCGCGTGCCAGGAACCGCACCGTGGTCTGGACCGCCGCCCCCGCGCACCCCGTCCACAGCCAGGGCTCCCGCGTGGCCCTTGACAAGCGCGGCGGCCCGCTCGTCCTCACCGACTTCAACGGCGAGCCTGTGTGGAGTTCAGCCTCCTCAACAACGGCAGCGGCTGCCTCCCGCGCCGTGCTCCGTGACTCCGGCAACCTGGTGGTGGAGGACGCCGCCGGGAGAGCGCTGTGGCAGAGCTTCGACTTCCCGACGGACACGCTGCTCCCGACGCAGCGGCTCACGGCGACCACGCGGCTCgtctcctccggctccggctacTACAGCCTCGGCTTCAGCGACTACGCCATGCTCTCCTTATTCTACGACAACGGCAACTTCTCCAGCATCTACTGGCCCAACCCCTACAACAACTACGTCGCCAACAACCGCCGCATCTACAACTTCACCCgcgtggccgccatggatGCCCGCGGCAGCTTCCTCTCCAGCGACAACGCCAACTTCCTGGCCGCCGACCTCGGCGTCGCCACCGGAGAATATGGCCAGGTCATGAGGAGGCTCACGCTGGACGCCGACGGCAACCTCCGGCTCTACAGCCTGCAGAACGCCACGTGGGCGGTGACGTGGATGGCGTTCGGCAACCCGTGCACCATCCACGGCGTGTGCGGGGCCAACGCCGTGTGCCTCtacacgccggcgccggcgtgcgcGTGCGCGCCCGGCCACGAGCGCGCCGACACCCGCGACTGGAGCCGGGGCTGCCGCCCGGCGTTCCGGCTACAGCCGCACGAGTTGTGCCCGCGGCAGCCGAGGGGGACGAAGCTGGTGGCCCTGCCGCACAGCGACTTCTGGGGCTACGACCTGAACGCCGGCGAGATCCTCCCGCTGGCGGAGTGCACGCGCTGGTGCATGGAAAACTGCGCGTGCGTGGGGTTCCAGCACAAGGAGCACGACATGGAGTGCTACCTCAAGAGCGTCCTCTTCAACGGCCGCACTTTCCCCGGCCTGACCGGCACCGTGTACATCAAGGTCCCCGCCGACTTCCACGTGCCGGGGTTCCGCATCCACCAATGGCAGCCACACGGGGCCGGCCTCGCCATCGACGAAGACAACATCAGCACCGGCTGCCGCGCCCCAAACGACCAAgagctcgtcgtcctcgtcaaCGTCTCCGACGCGTCGAGCAAGAAGAACGCCGTTGACGCGAAGCCGGTGTGGCCGTACCTTTATGGTTTCCTCTCGGCTTTGCTCGTGGTGGAAGCCGCTGCGATCGGGCTGGGCTGGtggctcttcttctccaagaaCGGGCCGCTGACGGcggcttcctcttcctcgccggTGTATCCCGTGGACGAAGGCTACAAGCTCATCCTCCTCACGGCCCACTTCCGGCGGTACAGCTACGCGGCGATCAAGAAGGCCACGGGGGACTTCGCGGCCGACCGGGTcctcggccgcggcggctccggcgtcGTGTACAAGGGCGTCCTCGACGACGGCCGGCCCGTGGCCGTCAAGGCTCTGACGACGGTGAGCGGCCGCCGCTGGATTAGCGAGGAGGAGTTCCAGGCGGAGCTGGGCGCGATCGGCCAGATCTACCACATGAACCTGGCCAGGGTCGTCGGCTGCTGCTCCCACGGCGCCCGCCGCTTCCTCGTGTCCGAGCTCGTCGAGAACGGCTCGCTCGCCGCGGGGCTCTTcgagggcggcggcaatggcgttCTGCTCGGGTGGAGGCAGCGGTTCCGGATCGCGGTGGGCGTGGCGAGGGGGCTGGCCTACCTGCACACGGAGTGCCTCCAGCGGATCGTCCACTGCGACATGAAGCCCGAGAACATCTTGCTGGACCGGGACATGGAGCCCAAGATCGCCGACTTCGGGCTCGCCAAGCTCCTGGATCGGGTTGGCAACAACGGACCCTCATCCGGCCGGCCCACGAAGGACATGTCGTCGCGGGGGACCAGGGGGACGAGGGGGTACATGGCGCCCGAGTGGGTGACGAGCGTGGCGGTGACGGACAAGGTggacgtgtacagcttcggcgtCGTGCTGCTGGAGCTGGTGAGAGGGGCCAGGCTGCAGGGCGCGGACGATGAAGGTGGACGGGACACGGACGTCCCGGCCGTGCGCGAGATGACGCGTTCTGGTGCAGGCGTGGAGAGTCTCGTGGACGGCCGGCTCGCGGGCGAGTTTAGCCGCGCGCAGGTGAGGGCGGTGGTCGGGGTGGCCTTGTCGTGCTTGGAGGAGGATAGGAGCCGGCGGCCCAGCATGAGCTCCGTCGTGCAGGCGCTCGTTTCTGTCGAGGACGCATGATGAGCACACAAGGTGATCTGCATCACTGACATGCTCTTGTTGGAACAGACGACCTTCCACTAATTTTGCACTTTTAGTCCAAAATCACAGTGTGCAATCTTAGGGAAATTAACTGCAAATTATGTCCAAATCGCCTGTATCCCTTGTAGCAAGCAAGGGCTAAGTGAGAAATTAAATGAAACATGGCAAATGCTAAGTTGAAAATTTTATGGAACACAAGCATGTGTCGAATTTGTGTGCGTGTTTGATTACAACTGGACCTGTAATTAGCAAAAGATCAAGTGTTTGAGTTACAACAAGTGTAACTAGGGGCCTAATATACAAGGCACCACGAATAGCGAAAATAGACTAGGAAAAAGATGATAGGGTAAACACGAGATCACGAGGCGACGGTCCGATGCCAATGGCCGGACCGGCCATGACGCGGTTGTTGAGATGTGTCTGATGGTCTCGGCAAGATTTATCGTCATTTTTTCTATGTTGATTCAGTACATTGGAGGAgtggctctttttttttgcccacACATCAAATTTGCAACGTTATTTTACTTGACACGAATTAGCTTTAGAGTTTGCATATATGTTTTCATCTAATAGAGTGATCACATACGTTAGCTTCAGGTCTCttttataaaaagaaaagtgtcgtaataaaataaaatacttatatgggccgggccataAATTCTACGTGGCGATGCCTTTGTCAACATTTTCAAAGACTGGTCAGGACGCCAACAAGGCACGGTCATGCCAACAAAGCACCGGTCAAAGAAATTCAACAAGTCAAGTCTCACATGCCATGGTAAAAAGTGTGTAAAGAGGTGGAGTAGAGGCCAATAAAAATGTTGAGATGAGGATGGACCAACTCCTACATTTTccacttggtgcacacaaaatttATGAACCAagaagctacttttaccactttgcctccaattttctctctctctcaaggaTAGCCTTGCACTTTTGTTATGGACCCCTAAGTTATAAATACCCCTATGTAAGTATGTATCATCCACTCTCaatttgaataaactcaaggaaAGAGCGCTAGAGTGCTCTCCCTAACATTTTCTCTAGAGCTCCGCTTTCGACTAAACGTCGACCGGCCTCGAGAAAACCTTTTAGGGGACTATAGTTTCGAGTCTCCACGCTAACTTTGGTTAGCGCGGGcacgaaggagaaggggtatcctaacctcaaTACTTGGAAagcgcgttcggtccaagtacgaggcggctctgacgaatctctcgctaaaagTGTCTTGGAAGATCTGTTCGGCCAAGCACTTGgttaacaaccccctcgaagcttttcctaacataggattaagtcgtactcacagggtcgaccgaacctattaaaGAAATATCAacatgtcaacttgtccaagtataCGGTGACGTTCACTGTAaagccggcgtacacgccctacttttatataCGCACTTGTGCCCACGAGCATCGACACCTCTTATTCATTGttgtcaagaacaacaacaaaaagctTTGGATCCTCTCGTTGGATATTTGTCATAACGAAAACTATATATTTTGTGAAAGCTTATTTTGATAATGGTGTTAACATTaaatgttgttgttctcgacaacaattgaagtaaggggtgccaaacctcgatggcacaagtacgagtataaaagtagggcgtgacgccggccttatagcgaaagttgtcgtacacttggacaagttgacacgtcaatattttttgaataggttcggtcgaccctgcgggtgcgacttagtcctatgttaggagaggcttcgagggggtcgttagccaaagcgttcgggtcgatcgaggctccccgaatcacttagcaagaggtcgaaaggggccgcctcgtacttgggccgaacgaggcttcccaagtagcgaggtcgagatactcttaagactctaacccgattccctctccttcgggctcgggccgaacgaggcttcccgagatcccgaaactagagctcctctcaaagcggctctctagccctctccccttgagtttattcaagtgagaatgaatggtacatgcccccatggggggggtatttatagcctaggggtccatgacaaatgaccatggctacccttgagggagagagaaaagtgggggcaaaatggtaaaagtagctcctttggttcataacttttgtgtgcaccatgtgagaaaagtaggacttggtccatggtccaccatggactaagggcccactcctcacacctttcttgcccctactctagctcatttgaccctttgaccatggcataataggcttgactcgttgactagtcttcctttgccacgtaggattgaccgcgccacgtaggCGTCTTGACTCCCGCTTGcaaaatgttgacttggtcatcgccacgtaggatttacagcccggcccatataagggttttattttactacaactgtagcccccttgagcgggaggcattgagaatgccttcggaTCAACCTTCGATGCGAGACTCCCGAGATCTTCTGTTTGCGAGAAGAAATAGTACTTCGATGGCTTTCCTGCAAAAAAGGAGCCCTGGAGTTGTTTTCGAGGAGATTCCATGCCTTCGTTGGTTTTCTTTGGAAAAAAATCGGATTTCGGGGGGTATTTCagcaaaaaccgggaccctAGGGGCCTCTCGGCGAGAAAACCGGTGTCCCGAGGgaccattttgcaaaaatcaaggACCCTGAGGGTCTCCCCAAAATTTCCTAGGGCTCGGTTGTTATTTCCCCAAATTTATGGGCTTATTTGCAAATTTCCCGCACCCCAGCCGGCCGCGGGGGCTGGCTTGGCCGGCCGCGCGCGCTACGGGCACGAGCTGGGCTGGTTTCTGGGGCGGCGCGAGCgggtttcctctttttttttcttgttttacacGGGCTGGTTTCatgggctgctgctgggccAAGAACCACCTAGGCCTGATACCGGTTCAGATTTCACTTAAGTGAAATCGAACggttccggacggagggatgCCCTGGATCGGATGGTCCTcggtcatcttcctcctctgtacGGGAGGACGAGGGACCGAtgtctccttttccttttcgcAGACGACATTGTCACCAGCGGTGACGCCGGCTCGGCCGGGACGCCGGGCCCGCGTGGGGGGGCGCCCTCCCTTGGCTAGGCTGGTCTCCTTTTGGGGAAAGGAGGTGTTCCCCTTGCCCAtctttcctcctccttgtcTTGATGCACTGTGACAAAGGACGGCGATGTGTCGAGCTTGGGTTGGCCGGCCCGAATGCCAAGGACCCCCTgaggcctataaaatggaacgAAGGACCAGTGGTTGAGCTTCACACCGGCCTTGTCCGACTTCTCCGGCCCCGAAGCCTCCTTCGGCGGCGTCCGAGATTTCTTCGGGGCTTGGTGGTTGTAGGGGCTTTTAGCCACGCCTTGGCCATTACGGCGATCGTCTTGGCTGCTAGGGAGCCGCTGCGGAGGCTTGTCATCGTCGAGGCATTGTGGGGACGAGGCGCGCGCGCGAGGCCCCTCGGAGAGAGGTGTAGGAGCTGCCTTCAAGTCTTCCCGGGAGACCCTCGACGCCGGCCGGCTCTTCCTTGTTCGTGTGAAGGTGAGGCGAGGGCACTCACGCTTGAGTTTGGTTTCCTTGGGCGCCAGCGAGCCCTTTGAGGCATTCCGTCGAGCGCCTTCAGTGCATGCGTGGTACTGTGGTTGGACGCGCGCACACGGCAGAGCGGCTCGgggcgcgcggcgagggcgTGCACAGCGCGAGTGCGCGTGGCAGGGCGTCCGGACGCGCGCGGCGCAGCAGCGCGGGGCACGCGACGCGGACGCGCGATACTGCTGCAGGGTGTGCGCGGCGCAGCGGCACAGGCTCTTGGCCGAGACGCGCTCGGCACGGCGGCACAggtgctcggcggcggcagggggcgggtggcgcggcggcagggggtGCGGCGCGTGGCGGCACGGGCGCTTGGCCGGGACGCGCACGGCGCGGGcacgcgcggcgcggcggtcaCTGCGTTGAACACTCCGcgagcttcttttttttcttgggccGACCGAAGGCTGGGAGGCTCGGCCTCCTTCCTGCACCCGCGCGGGCTGAGCGGCCCAGGGAGCTTGGCTccccctttcttttttctttttgctaatCCCTTTGAATATTTTCTCGTATCCCTTCTAaccattgttgaatctttgttTGCGTAGGTGAGGTGGTTGGTCCTGACCGAGAGGGGGGCGTCCAAGGGCTCCGCGGCGGAGCGTGCGGCGAACCGaccgtcgaggaagaagaaggtcgcCTTTCGTCCGCGTGGGTATCCTCCGGTGGTCCCGATGGCTCCGATGGAGGGCGGTTGGGCTCACGACTACCTTCTCCAGTCTTTGACGAGCCCCGAGGACCTTgtccagctggaggaggcgggatacttTCCAAAGGGGGACGGTGTCTTGCCCGACGGGGAGGAGTACAAGCTCGACCACAAGTGGCGTCCAGGGTGCATCGTGGTGTTTTCGGCTTGGTTCCATGCCGGTTTGTGTGTGCCCGTCCACCCCTTCCTGATGGAGTTCTTGGAGAAGTACGGCATTGAGTTGGCCCAGCTTCACCCTTCGGCGATTGTGAAGCTAAACGTGTTCCGTTGGCTGTGCGAGACggcgcttcacgaggagccttcgatgaagctgctgttgttctacttcaccgtggaggtgagggaatCGCTCACTCCTGACGGCTTTACCTtgagcgcctttggttcggtgaacctgaggctttGCTCCAGCTTTGGAGATGACTTCTGCTCATGCCGGGGATGAGCACGGTGAAGCTGTTCGAcaagtgggagtcccagtGGTTTTTCCTTCGGGCTTCGAAGACCCGACTTCGACACTCAGATGATCTTCCTCGACACTCGGGGCTGGAGGCCTCAAGGAGGCACCCCGGCGAGCTTCGGTCGACTGACCAttggaaggtgaccaagatcaaggaggtgtccgccgagaggagcttCCGTGACCTCCTGatgaggagtcgtcggagGTCCGAGCTTCGGATTCCTCGGGCTTTCCGTCCTCCGCATGCCGTCACCACACGTGAGTGCcgcttcttttttcctttcgagCCTTGGTTGTTTTTCCCTTGCGGAGGTACTTAACAACtttggcttgtcttttttcagCGACGTTTTCCGAGGAGGGGGCGGCGCTGTGGGCTgcgcagctgataggtccgtacGGCGGGCCGGAGCACCGTGGctacgagaccaagatcagcgGTGGGGGATGTCACAACATCATCGCGaagtgcttcgggaagatggtgccaaTGCGACAGGATCTAAAGTTCGGGCGCCTCCTTTgagtgggcgatcgctactcccgcttggcgACATCGTCGATGCTGGCGGTAGGGTCCAAGTTGCAGGACACCTGCGGGAAGGTGAAGATGGGGACAGCGGTGCTGGACCTGGCGGTGCCTGTTGCGCCTGT
The Brachypodium distachyon strain Bd21 chromosome 2, Brachypodium_distachyon_v3.0, whole genome shotgun sequence genome window above contains:
- the LOC100835934 gene encoding putative receptor protein kinase ZmPK1 is translated as MNSNLVHFPTHQHPKLATDAMTPAPPSCFLLLLVLLTASSLPRPPAVVAARESLARGASIAVEDHATNILRSPNGAFACGFYAVSPTVFTFSIWFARARNRTVVWTAAPAHPVHSQGSRVALDKRGGPLVLTDFNGEPVWSSASSTTAAAASRAVLRDSGNLVVEDAAGRALWQSFDFPTDTLLPTQRLTATTRLVSSGSGYYSLGFSDYAMLSLFYDNGNFSSIYWPNPYNNYVANNRRIYNFTRVAAMDARGSFLSSDNANFLAADLGVATGEYGQVMRRLTLDADGNLRLYSLQNATWAVTWMAFGNPCTIHGVCGANAVCLYTPAPACACAPGHERADTRDWSRGCRPAFRLQPHELCPRQPRGTKLVALPHSDFWGYDLNAGEILPLAECTRWCMENCACVGFQHKEHDMECYLKSVLFNGRTFPGLTGTVYIKVPADFHVPGFRIHQWQPHGAGLAIDEDNISTGCRAPNDQELVVLVNVSDASSKKNAVDAKPVWPYLYGFLSALLVVEAAAIGLGWWLFFSKNGPLTAASSSSPVYPVDEGYKLILLTAHFRRYSYAAIKKATGDFAADRVLGRGGSGVVYKGVLDDGRPVAVKALTTVSGRRWISEEEFQAELGAIGQIYHMNLARVVGCCSHGARRFLVSELVENGSLAAGLFEGGGNGVLLGWRQRFRIAVGVARGLAYLHTECLQRIVHCDMKPENILLDRDMEPKIADFGLAKLLDRVGNNGPSSGRPTKDMSSRGTRGTRGYMAPEWVTSVAVTDKVDVYSFGVVLLELVRGARLQGADDEGGRDTDVPAVREMTRSGAGVESLVDGRLAGEFSRAQVRAVVGVALSCLEEDRSRRPSMSSVVQALVSVEDA